The following coding sequences lie in one Nakaseomyces glabratus chromosome K, complete sequence genomic window:
- the PCS60 gene encoding Pcs60p (CAGL0K06853g~Ortholog(s) have mRNA binding, oxalate-CoA ligase activity, role in oxalate catabolic process and cytosol, glyoxysome, peroxisomal matrix, peroxisomal membrane localization) translates to MTTATASFNDTFRVSDNVAVIVPETGLEVTYRDLSHMVGHFQTIFKDPNSPLYGVVHRQSVIAMSMPNGLEFIVSFLATTMDAKVGAPLNSNYKEKEFDFYLGDLKTSSICVPKGTVGTNAEVLKSAKNFNCFIIELELNPERFRVEYQVYSPKDNYKKAIYSSLNNAKFVNNDNVRFPGYARSSDVALVLHTSGTTSRPKTVPLMHLNIVRSTLNISRTYKLNETDRSYVVMPLFHVHGLIGVLLSTFRTQGSVVVPPRFSAKRFWDDFIKYKCNWFSCVPTISMIVLKTPKPANGIPHIRFIRSCSSALAPATFHKLEEELKAPVLEAYAMTEASHQMTSNNLPPGKRKPGTVGQPQGVEVRILDDKDNILPQGEIGEVCIRGENVTPGYANNPKANEENFTKRENYFRTGDQGYFDAEGFLVLTGRIKELINRGGEKISPIELDGVMLSHPKVDEAVCFGVPDEMYGQVVHAAVVLKKGEKMTYDELTAYMQDKVAKFKIPAKVYFVETLPKTATGKIQRRIIAEAFATKKSKL, encoded by the coding sequence ATGACTACTGCTACTGCTTCTTTCAATGATACATTTAGGGTATCTGACAATGTTGCTGTTATAGTGCCAGAAACTGGTTTGGAGGTGACTTATAGGGATTTGTCCCATATGGTTGGACACTTCCAGACAATCTTTAAGGACCCTAACTCACCATTGTATGGTGTTGTGCATAGACAAAGTGTCATCGCCATGTCAATGCCAAATGGCTTGGAGTTTATTGTTTCCTTCTTGGCAACTACAATGGATGCCAAAGTTGGTGCTCCTCTAAACTCGaattataaagaaaaagaatttgATTTCTACCTTGGCGACTTAAAGACAAGCTCCATTTGTGTTCCTAAGGGTACTGTTGGGACTAACGCTGAGGTTTTAAAATCGGCTAAgaatttcaattgttttattatcGAGTTGGAGCTAAATCCAGAGAGATTCAGAGTCGAGTATCAAGTTTACTCTCCAAAGGACAACTACAAGAAGGCAATTTACTCATCTTTGAACAACGCCAAGTTTGTTAATAACGATAATGTCAGGTTTCCAGGTTATGCCCGGTCAAGCGACGTTGCCTTAGTTTTGCACACCAGTGGTACAACATCCAGACCAAAGACGGTACCATTAATGCATTTGAATATAGTAAGAAGCACTTTGAATATTTCGAGAACTTACAAATTGAATGAAACTGACAGATCATATGTAGTCATGCCATTATTCCATGTCCACGGCTTAATTGGTGTTTTATTATCGACTTTTAGGACTCAAGGCTCCGTTGTTGTACCACCTCGATTCAGTGCCAAGAGATTTTGGGatgattttattaaataCAAGTGCAATTGGTTTAGCTGTGTGCCAACGATAAGTATGATAGTATTAAAGACGCCTAAACCTGCTAATGGTATTCCACATATCAGATTCATCAGATCATGCTCCTCTGCATTGGCTCCTGCTACTTTCCACAAGTTAGAAGAAGAGCTAAAAGCGCCGGTGCTTGAGGCATATGCTATGACAGAAGCTTCCCACCAAATGACCTCCAATAACTTGCCTCCAGGTAAACGTAAACCTGGTACTGTTGGTCAACCACAAGGTGTTGAAGTCAGAATTTTAGACGACAAGGACAATATCCTACCTCAAGGTGAAATAGGTGAAGTTTGTATCCGTGGAGAGAATGTTACCCCTGGTTATGCCAACAATCCAAAGGCAAATGAAGAGAACTTTACAAAGAGAGAAAACTATTTCAGAACCGGTGACCAGGGTTACTTCGATGCTGAGGGGTTCTTGGTTCTCACAGGTAGAATTAAGGAGTTAATTAATCGGGGTGGTGAAAAAATTTCTCCAATTGAATTGGATGGGGTTATGCTATCACACCCAAAAGTCGATGAAGCTGTATGCTTTGGTGTTCCGGATGAAATGTACGGCCAGGTGGTTCATGCTGCTGTTGTCTTAAAGAAAGGGGAGAAAATGACCTATGACGAACTAACTGCGTACATGCAAGATAAAGTGGCCAAGTTCAAGATTCCAGCAAAGGTATATTTCGTTGAAACTCTACCAAAAACTGCGACAGGCAAGATACAAAGACGTATAATCGCCGAAGCTTTCGCAACAAAGAAGAGCAAACTATAA
- the TDP1 gene encoding tyrosyl-DNA phosphodiesterase 1 (CAGL0K06875g~Ortholog(s) have 3'-tyrosyl-DNA phosphodiesterase activity, 5'-tyrosyl-DNA phosphodiesterase activity, role in DNA repair and nucleus localization) — MKRTLSDAAAKCAERWSRVQYGGSEPVETERAERKTVGSDADTDIEGDSDEDLVVVGEKKVEVHVLSDSEPDIEDARPSKRIKGTDGYVPFRLIRSEAYDESTGHTPYMADLGDIFGDPELREVYLFSFQYDLSFVLRHFTTSIERITIVAQTGTIVPVSSSELTHSPQFSQIFHRLVVKEIYMPPYSCHHSKMIIGIYRNGRGVRVFLPSNNFTWAETNWPQQVLWSSPFMSISDKAVEMNGFQRSLCDYLSFYKLKELNSLVKDTIMRTDFSGLADVEFIYSCPKTKGKNIETGLNMFLKSIEKVETELRDVDQISLNLFLCQSSTIGGPIGRRKDNPSNLFTHVIVPTARGFSEAAKSDQQALLKAYHENKTYPCIIYPCMKEIRDASVGINSAGWFNFNYTRNDTQLQQYDWLRNKIKVFYKYNRDYTTKQRLTTPSHTKFYLRFRMPSQSMAQGMRVPEHIDWCLFTSANLSSNAWGTLGSQPRNYEVGVMYKNSNITTKAQDSNLHCQSLQDIIYRKGQRPQTRSVLFPFPSHLQPYETNDQAFYQM; from the coding sequence ATGAAGAGGACACTTTCTGATGCTGCGGCAAAGTGTGCGGAGAGATGGAGCAGAGTGCAATACGGCGGCAGTGAGCCTGTTGAAACCGAGCGTGCTGAGCGCAAGACAGTAGGTAGTGATGCTGACACTGATATAGAGGGAGATTCTGATGAGGACTTGGTGGTGGTTGGCGAGAAAAAAGTGGAAGTGCATGTGTTGAGTGACTCTGAGCCGGACATCGAGGATGCGAGGCCGAGTAAGCGAATCAAGGGCACAGACGGGTATGTACCGTTCCGGCTTATTAGGTCTGAGGCCTACGACGAGTCCACTGGGCATACTCCTTACATGGCAGATTTGGGGGATATCTTTGGTGACCCTGAGCTTAGAGAAGTGTACTTGTTCAGCTTTCAATATGATTTGAGTTTTGTGCTACGGCATTTCACAACCAGCATCGAAAGGATAACTATAGTGGCCCAAACTGGTACTATTGTGCCAGTGAGCTCATCGGAGTTGACGCATAGCCCACAGTTCTCTCAGATTTTTCATCGGTTGGTGGTTAAAGAAATATACATGCCGCCTTACTCCTGTCATCACTCAAAAATGATTATTGGCATATATCGAAATGGTCGCGGAGTGCGGGTCTTTTTACCATCGAATAACTTTACATGGGCGGAGACTAACTGGCCACAGCAGGTCCTGTGGTCGAGTCCCTTCATGAGCATTAGCGACAAGGCAGTTGAAATGAACGGGTTTCAAAGAAGTCTATGCGATTATCTAAGTTTTTACAAGTTGAAAGAACTGAACTCTTTGGTAAAAGATACCATAATGAGAACTGACTTTTCTGGACTAGCTGACGTAGAGTTTATTTATTCTTGTCCAAAGACAAAGGGGAAGAATATTGAAACTGGACTGAACATGTTCCTGAAATCCATCGAGAAAGTTGAAACAGAGCTGCGGGATGTTGATCAGATTTCTCTGAACCTGTTTCTTTGCCAAAGTTCCACCATTGGTGGCCCTATAGGTAGAAGGAAGGATAACCCATCTAACTTATTTACACATGTTATAGTTCCTACTGCCCGAGGTTTTAGCGAAGCTGCTAAGAGTGATCAGCAAGCTTTATTGAAAGCATATCATGAAAATAAGACATATCCATGCATTATATATCCCTGTATGAAGGAGATTAGGGACGCTAGCGTAGGTATTAACTCTGCAGGATGGtttaatttcaattataCAAGGAATGATACTCAATTGCAACAATATGACTGGCTAAGGAACAAGATTAAAGTCttttacaaatataatCGTGACTACACTACAAAACAGAGACTTACGACACCTTCACATACAAAATTTTATCTGCGCTTCAGAATGCCATCGCAGTCAATGGCACAAGGCATGAGGGTTCCCGAACATATAGATTGGTGTTTGTTCACATCAGCCAATTTAAGTTCAAATGCATGGGGAACTCTAGGTTCACAGCCAAGAAACTACGAAGTTGGGGTGATGTATAAGAATTCCAACATTACCACGAAAGCCCAGGATTCGAATCTTCATTGTCAATCACTGCAAGATATCATATATCGAAAAGGACAGAGACCCCAAACTAGGTCAGTTCTATTCCCGTTCCCGAGCCATCTGCAGCCATATGAAACTAATGATCAGGCATTTTATCAGATGTAA